One window from the genome of Anomalospiza imberbis isolate Cuckoo-Finch-1a 21T00152 chromosome 13, ASM3175350v1, whole genome shotgun sequence encodes:
- the ACSBG1 gene encoding long-chain-fatty-acid--CoA ligase ACSBG1 isoform X4: MPNSGETLTKQLQTESARNVSGGCENGSFTDAQTVCRELLPHLEETQGEGIEPAESLWTSFADGRVRLRIDNSCPQSPITVHQMFKESLEKYGSLNALASKKKGKWEKITFSEYYCLSRKAAKSFLKLGLERFHSVAILGFNSPEWFISAVGAIFAGGIVTGIYTTNSPEACHYIAHDSKTDIMVVENQKQLDKIMQIWNRLPHLKAVVLYKDSIAERRPNLYTITWTSAHCSRAGGMQPAEVQQESIVSYLPLSHIAAQIYDLWTGIKWGEQVYFAEPDALKGSLINTLKEVQPTSHMGVPRVWEKIMEKLKDASAQSGFMKKKMLSWAMSLSLEKNLNGTNSSDLKQLWTRLVDYLVLAKIRSALGLSSCQKHFSGAAPLNTETLYFFLGLNITLYEAYGMSETTGPHCLSGPYIYRQHSCGKPAPGCRVKLVDKDTEGNGEICFWGRTVFMGYLNMEDRTKEAFDEEGWLHSGDLGKLDKDGFLYVTGRIKDLIITAGGENVPPIPIEDAVKKELPIVSNAMVIGDKKKFLSMFLTLKSVLDPDTSDPTDILTEQARDFCQRSGSKATKVSEIVATRDQATYRAIQEGIDRVNSTATNRVHCIQKWIVLPRDFSISGGELGPTMKLKRLAVLEKYRNEVDSFYKE; encoded by the exons AGTCTCTGTGGACTTCTTTTGCTGATGGCAGAGTCAGACTGAGAATTGATAACTCATGCCCACAGAGTCCCATAACAGTTCATCAGATGTTCAAGGAGAGCCTGGAGAAATATGGATCCCTTAATGCTTTGGCCAgcaaaaagaagggaaaatgggagaaaataactttttcagAATATTATTGCCTCTCTAGGAAAGCAGCCAAGAGCTTCTTGAAG cttGGTCTTGAACGATTCCATAGTGTAGCAATCCTTGGATTTAATTCTCCAGAATGGTTCATCTCAGCTGTTGGAGCTATTTTTGCTGg AGGAATTGTCACAGGAATATATACAACCAATTCTCCAGAGGCCTGTCACTACATTGCCCATGACAGCAAGACTGATATCATGGTTGTGGAAAATCAGAAACAGCTGGACAAGATAATGCAG ATCTGGAATCGGTTGCCCCACTTGAAGGCTGTGGTGCTCTATAAGGACTCCATTGCAGAGAGACGTCCAAATTTGTACACG aTAACTTGGACATCAGCCcattgcagcagagcaggaggtaTGCAACCTGCAGAGGTCCAGCAGGAATCTATAGTCAGTTATCTCCCACTCAGCCACATAGCTGCACAGATCTATGACCTGTGGACTGGAATCAAATGGGGAGAGCAAGTTTACTTTGCTGAGCCAGATGCTCTAAAG GGCAGCTTGATCAACACACTAAAAGAAGTGCAGCCAACATCTCACATGGGAGTTCCTCGAGTATGGGAGAAAATCATGGAGAAGTTAAAGGATGCTTCTGCTCAGTCAGgatttatgaaaaagaaaatgctttcctGGGCTATGTCACTTAGCTTAGAGAAGAACCTGAATGGCACAAACAG CAGTGATCTAAAGCAGCTCTGGACAAGATTAGTGGACTACTTAGTGCTTGCAAAAATCCGTAGTGCACTGGggctttcttcctgtcagaaGCACTTTTCAGGTGCTGCTCCTCTCAATACAGAAACACTGTATTTCTTCTTGGGTCTGAACATCACCCTGTATGAGGCCTATGGGATGAGTGAGACCACAGGCCCACATTGCCTGTCTGGGCCCTACATTTACAGGCAGCACAg CTGTGGTAAACCAGCACCTGGATGCAGAGTGAAACTGGTGGACAAAGATACAGAAGGCAATGGAGAAATCTGTTTCTGGGGAAGGACTGTTTTCATGGGTTATTTAAATATGGAAGACAGAACAAAAGAAGCCTTTGATGAGGAGGGGTGGCTGCATTCTGGAGATTTAGGAAAGCTAGACAAGGATGGCTTTCTCTATGTCACTGGAAGAATTAAAG ATTTGATTATTACAGCTGGAGGTGAAAATGTGCCTCCAATTCCAATCGAAGATGCTGTTAAAAAAGAACTCCCAATTGTTAGTAATGCTATGGTGATTGGAGATAAGAAGAAGTTTTTGTCCATGTTCTTGACCCTAAAG AGTGTGCTGGACCCAGATACATCTGATCCTACTGACATTCTCACAGAGCAAGCCAGAGACTTCTGCCAGAGGAGTGGTAGTAAAGCCACCAAAGTGTCCGAGATTGTAGCTACAAGAGACCAGGCGACCTACAGAGCCATCCAGGAGGGAATCGACAGAGTCAACAGCACTGCTACCAACAGGGTTCATTGCATTCAGAAATGGATTGTCCTGCCAAgagatttttccatttctgggGGAGAACTAG GTCCCACAATGAAGCTGAAGCGGCTCGCTGTGCTCGAGAAATACCGAAATGAAGTAGACTCCTTCtataaagaataa
- the ACSBG1 gene encoding long-chain-fatty-acid--CoA ligase ACSBG1 isoform X1 — translation MPNSGETLTKQLQTESARNVSGGCENGSFTDAQTVCRELLPHLEETQGEGIEPAESLWTSFADGRVRLRIDNSCPQSPITVHQMFKESLEKYGSLNALASKKKGKWEKITFSEYYCLSRKAAKSFLKLGLERFHSVAILGFNSPEWFISAVGAIFAGGIVTGIYTTNSPEACHYIAHDSKTDIMVVENQKQLDKIMQIWNRLPHLKAVVLYKDSIAERRPNLYTMEEFLELGDDISDSTLDDIINSQKPNQCCVLIYTSGTTGKPKGAMLSHDNITWTSAHCSRAGGMQPAEVQQESIVSYLPLSHIAAQIYDLWTGIKWGEQVYFAEPDALKGSLINTLKEVQPTSHMGVPRVWEKIMEKLKDASAQSGFMKKKMLSWAMSLSLEKNLNGTNSSDLKQLWTRLVDYLVLAKIRSALGLSSCQKHFSGAAPLNTETLYFFLGLNITLYEAYGMSETTGPHCLSGPYIYRQHSCGKPAPGCRVKLVDKDTEGNGEICFWGRTVFMGYLNMEDRTKEAFDEEGWLHSGDLGKLDKDGFLYVTGRIKDLIITAGGENVPPIPIEDAVKKELPIVSNAMVIGDKKKFLSMFLTLKSVLDPDTSDPTDILTEQARDFCQRSGSKATKVSEIVATRDQATYRAIQEGIDRVNSTATNRVHCIQKWIVLPRDFSISGGELGPTMKLKRLAVLEKYRNEVDSFYKE, via the exons AGTCTCTGTGGACTTCTTTTGCTGATGGCAGAGTCAGACTGAGAATTGATAACTCATGCCCACAGAGTCCCATAACAGTTCATCAGATGTTCAAGGAGAGCCTGGAGAAATATGGATCCCTTAATGCTTTGGCCAgcaaaaagaagggaaaatgggagaaaataactttttcagAATATTATTGCCTCTCTAGGAAAGCAGCCAAGAGCTTCTTGAAG cttGGTCTTGAACGATTCCATAGTGTAGCAATCCTTGGATTTAATTCTCCAGAATGGTTCATCTCAGCTGTTGGAGCTATTTTTGCTGg AGGAATTGTCACAGGAATATATACAACCAATTCTCCAGAGGCCTGTCACTACATTGCCCATGACAGCAAGACTGATATCATGGTTGTGGAAAATCAGAAACAGCTGGACAAGATAATGCAG ATCTGGAATCGGTTGCCCCACTTGAAGGCTGTGGTGCTCTATAAGGACTCCATTGCAGAGAGACGTCCAAATTTGTACACG ATGGAAGAGTTTCTGGAGCTGGGAGATGACATCTCTGACAGTACTTTGGATGACATTATTAACTCCCAAAAGCCGAATCAGTGCTGTGTTCTGATATACACCTCTGGAACAACTGGAAAGCCAAAAGGAGCCATGCTGAGTCATGACAAT aTAACTTGGACATCAGCCcattgcagcagagcaggaggtaTGCAACCTGCAGAGGTCCAGCAGGAATCTATAGTCAGTTATCTCCCACTCAGCCACATAGCTGCACAGATCTATGACCTGTGGACTGGAATCAAATGGGGAGAGCAAGTTTACTTTGCTGAGCCAGATGCTCTAAAG GGCAGCTTGATCAACACACTAAAAGAAGTGCAGCCAACATCTCACATGGGAGTTCCTCGAGTATGGGAGAAAATCATGGAGAAGTTAAAGGATGCTTCTGCTCAGTCAGgatttatgaaaaagaaaatgctttcctGGGCTATGTCACTTAGCTTAGAGAAGAACCTGAATGGCACAAACAG CAGTGATCTAAAGCAGCTCTGGACAAGATTAGTGGACTACTTAGTGCTTGCAAAAATCCGTAGTGCACTGGggctttcttcctgtcagaaGCACTTTTCAGGTGCTGCTCCTCTCAATACAGAAACACTGTATTTCTTCTTGGGTCTGAACATCACCCTGTATGAGGCCTATGGGATGAGTGAGACCACAGGCCCACATTGCCTGTCTGGGCCCTACATTTACAGGCAGCACAg CTGTGGTAAACCAGCACCTGGATGCAGAGTGAAACTGGTGGACAAAGATACAGAAGGCAATGGAGAAATCTGTTTCTGGGGAAGGACTGTTTTCATGGGTTATTTAAATATGGAAGACAGAACAAAAGAAGCCTTTGATGAGGAGGGGTGGCTGCATTCTGGAGATTTAGGAAAGCTAGACAAGGATGGCTTTCTCTATGTCACTGGAAGAATTAAAG ATTTGATTATTACAGCTGGAGGTGAAAATGTGCCTCCAATTCCAATCGAAGATGCTGTTAAAAAAGAACTCCCAATTGTTAGTAATGCTATGGTGATTGGAGATAAGAAGAAGTTTTTGTCCATGTTCTTGACCCTAAAG AGTGTGCTGGACCCAGATACATCTGATCCTACTGACATTCTCACAGAGCAAGCCAGAGACTTCTGCCAGAGGAGTGGTAGTAAAGCCACCAAAGTGTCCGAGATTGTAGCTACAAGAGACCAGGCGACCTACAGAGCCATCCAGGAGGGAATCGACAGAGTCAACAGCACTGCTACCAACAGGGTTCATTGCATTCAGAAATGGATTGTCCTGCCAAgagatttttccatttctgggGGAGAACTAG GTCCCACAATGAAGCTGAAGCGGCTCGCTGTGCTCGAGAAATACCGAAATGAAGTAGACTCCTTCtataaagaataa
- the ACSBG1 gene encoding long-chain-fatty-acid--CoA ligase ACSBG1 isoform X2 — protein MPNSGETLTKQLQTESARNVSGGCENGSFTDAQTVCRELLPHLEETQGEGIEPAESLWTSFADGRVRLRIDNSCPQSPITVHQMFKESLEKYGSLNALASKKKGKWEKITFSEYYCLSRKAAKSFLKLGLERFHSVAILGFNSPEWFISAVGAIFAGGIVTGIYTTNSPEACHYIAHDSKTDIMVVENQKQLDKIMQIWNRLPHLKAVVLYKDSIAERRPNLYTMEEFLELGDDISDSTLDDIINSQKPNQCCVLIYTSGTTGKPKGAMLSHDNITWTSAHCSRAGGMQPAEVQQESIVSYLPLSHIAAQIYDLWTGIKWGEQVYFAEPDALKGSLINTLKEVQPTSHMGVPRVWEKIMEKLKDASAQSGFMKKKMLSWAMSLSLEKNLNGTNSDLKQLWTRLVDYLVLAKIRSALGLSSCQKHFSGAAPLNTETLYFFLGLNITLYEAYGMSETTGPHCLSGPYIYRQHSCGKPAPGCRVKLVDKDTEGNGEICFWGRTVFMGYLNMEDRTKEAFDEEGWLHSGDLGKLDKDGFLYVTGRIKDLIITAGGENVPPIPIEDAVKKELPIVSNAMVIGDKKKFLSMFLTLKSVLDPDTSDPTDILTEQARDFCQRSGSKATKVSEIVATRDQATYRAIQEGIDRVNSTATNRVHCIQKWIVLPRDFSISGGELGPTMKLKRLAVLEKYRNEVDSFYKE, from the exons AGTCTCTGTGGACTTCTTTTGCTGATGGCAGAGTCAGACTGAGAATTGATAACTCATGCCCACAGAGTCCCATAACAGTTCATCAGATGTTCAAGGAGAGCCTGGAGAAATATGGATCCCTTAATGCTTTGGCCAgcaaaaagaagggaaaatgggagaaaataactttttcagAATATTATTGCCTCTCTAGGAAAGCAGCCAAGAGCTTCTTGAAG cttGGTCTTGAACGATTCCATAGTGTAGCAATCCTTGGATTTAATTCTCCAGAATGGTTCATCTCAGCTGTTGGAGCTATTTTTGCTGg AGGAATTGTCACAGGAATATATACAACCAATTCTCCAGAGGCCTGTCACTACATTGCCCATGACAGCAAGACTGATATCATGGTTGTGGAAAATCAGAAACAGCTGGACAAGATAATGCAG ATCTGGAATCGGTTGCCCCACTTGAAGGCTGTGGTGCTCTATAAGGACTCCATTGCAGAGAGACGTCCAAATTTGTACACG ATGGAAGAGTTTCTGGAGCTGGGAGATGACATCTCTGACAGTACTTTGGATGACATTATTAACTCCCAAAAGCCGAATCAGTGCTGTGTTCTGATATACACCTCTGGAACAACTGGAAAGCCAAAAGGAGCCATGCTGAGTCATGACAAT aTAACTTGGACATCAGCCcattgcagcagagcaggaggtaTGCAACCTGCAGAGGTCCAGCAGGAATCTATAGTCAGTTATCTCCCACTCAGCCACATAGCTGCACAGATCTATGACCTGTGGACTGGAATCAAATGGGGAGAGCAAGTTTACTTTGCTGAGCCAGATGCTCTAAAG GGCAGCTTGATCAACACACTAAAAGAAGTGCAGCCAACATCTCACATGGGAGTTCCTCGAGTATGGGAGAAAATCATGGAGAAGTTAAAGGATGCTTCTGCTCAGTCAGgatttatgaaaaagaaaatgctttcctGGGCTATGTCACTTAGCTTAGAGAAGAACCTGAATGGCACAAACAG TGATCTAAAGCAGCTCTGGACAAGATTAGTGGACTACTTAGTGCTTGCAAAAATCCGTAGTGCACTGGggctttcttcctgtcagaaGCACTTTTCAGGTGCTGCTCCTCTCAATACAGAAACACTGTATTTCTTCTTGGGTCTGAACATCACCCTGTATGAGGCCTATGGGATGAGTGAGACCACAGGCCCACATTGCCTGTCTGGGCCCTACATTTACAGGCAGCACAg CTGTGGTAAACCAGCACCTGGATGCAGAGTGAAACTGGTGGACAAAGATACAGAAGGCAATGGAGAAATCTGTTTCTGGGGAAGGACTGTTTTCATGGGTTATTTAAATATGGAAGACAGAACAAAAGAAGCCTTTGATGAGGAGGGGTGGCTGCATTCTGGAGATTTAGGAAAGCTAGACAAGGATGGCTTTCTCTATGTCACTGGAAGAATTAAAG ATTTGATTATTACAGCTGGAGGTGAAAATGTGCCTCCAATTCCAATCGAAGATGCTGTTAAAAAAGAACTCCCAATTGTTAGTAATGCTATGGTGATTGGAGATAAGAAGAAGTTTTTGTCCATGTTCTTGACCCTAAAG AGTGTGCTGGACCCAGATACATCTGATCCTACTGACATTCTCACAGAGCAAGCCAGAGACTTCTGCCAGAGGAGTGGTAGTAAAGCCACCAAAGTGTCCGAGATTGTAGCTACAAGAGACCAGGCGACCTACAGAGCCATCCAGGAGGGAATCGACAGAGTCAACAGCACTGCTACCAACAGGGTTCATTGCATTCAGAAATGGATTGTCCTGCCAAgagatttttccatttctgggGGAGAACTAG GTCCCACAATGAAGCTGAAGCGGCTCGCTGTGCTCGAGAAATACCGAAATGAAGTAGACTCCTTCtataaagaataa
- the ACSBG1 gene encoding long-chain-fatty-acid--CoA ligase ACSBG1 isoform X3: MNFLLYFRSFTDAQTVCRELLPHLEETQGEGIEPAESLWTSFADGRVRLRIDNSCPQSPITVHQMFKESLEKYGSLNALASKKKGKWEKITFSEYYCLSRKAAKSFLKLGLERFHSVAILGFNSPEWFISAVGAIFAGGIVTGIYTTNSPEACHYIAHDSKTDIMVVENQKQLDKIMQIWNRLPHLKAVVLYKDSIAERRPNLYTMEEFLELGDDISDSTLDDIINSQKPNQCCVLIYTSGTTGKPKGAMLSHDNITWTSAHCSRAGGMQPAEVQQESIVSYLPLSHIAAQIYDLWTGIKWGEQVYFAEPDALKGSLINTLKEVQPTSHMGVPRVWEKIMEKLKDASAQSGFMKKKMLSWAMSLSLEKNLNGTNSSDLKQLWTRLVDYLVLAKIRSALGLSSCQKHFSGAAPLNTETLYFFLGLNITLYEAYGMSETTGPHCLSGPYIYRQHSCGKPAPGCRVKLVDKDTEGNGEICFWGRTVFMGYLNMEDRTKEAFDEEGWLHSGDLGKLDKDGFLYVTGRIKDLIITAGGENVPPIPIEDAVKKELPIVSNAMVIGDKKKFLSMFLTLKSVLDPDTSDPTDILTEQARDFCQRSGSKATKVSEIVATRDQATYRAIQEGIDRVNSTATNRVHCIQKWIVLPRDFSISGGELGPTMKLKRLAVLEKYRNEVDSFYKE; this comes from the exons AGTCTCTGTGGACTTCTTTTGCTGATGGCAGAGTCAGACTGAGAATTGATAACTCATGCCCACAGAGTCCCATAACAGTTCATCAGATGTTCAAGGAGAGCCTGGAGAAATATGGATCCCTTAATGCTTTGGCCAgcaaaaagaagggaaaatgggagaaaataactttttcagAATATTATTGCCTCTCTAGGAAAGCAGCCAAGAGCTTCTTGAAG cttGGTCTTGAACGATTCCATAGTGTAGCAATCCTTGGATTTAATTCTCCAGAATGGTTCATCTCAGCTGTTGGAGCTATTTTTGCTGg AGGAATTGTCACAGGAATATATACAACCAATTCTCCAGAGGCCTGTCACTACATTGCCCATGACAGCAAGACTGATATCATGGTTGTGGAAAATCAGAAACAGCTGGACAAGATAATGCAG ATCTGGAATCGGTTGCCCCACTTGAAGGCTGTGGTGCTCTATAAGGACTCCATTGCAGAGAGACGTCCAAATTTGTACACG ATGGAAGAGTTTCTGGAGCTGGGAGATGACATCTCTGACAGTACTTTGGATGACATTATTAACTCCCAAAAGCCGAATCAGTGCTGTGTTCTGATATACACCTCTGGAACAACTGGAAAGCCAAAAGGAGCCATGCTGAGTCATGACAAT aTAACTTGGACATCAGCCcattgcagcagagcaggaggtaTGCAACCTGCAGAGGTCCAGCAGGAATCTATAGTCAGTTATCTCCCACTCAGCCACATAGCTGCACAGATCTATGACCTGTGGACTGGAATCAAATGGGGAGAGCAAGTTTACTTTGCTGAGCCAGATGCTCTAAAG GGCAGCTTGATCAACACACTAAAAGAAGTGCAGCCAACATCTCACATGGGAGTTCCTCGAGTATGGGAGAAAATCATGGAGAAGTTAAAGGATGCTTCTGCTCAGTCAGgatttatgaaaaagaaaatgctttcctGGGCTATGTCACTTAGCTTAGAGAAGAACCTGAATGGCACAAACAG CAGTGATCTAAAGCAGCTCTGGACAAGATTAGTGGACTACTTAGTGCTTGCAAAAATCCGTAGTGCACTGGggctttcttcctgtcagaaGCACTTTTCAGGTGCTGCTCCTCTCAATACAGAAACACTGTATTTCTTCTTGGGTCTGAACATCACCCTGTATGAGGCCTATGGGATGAGTGAGACCACAGGCCCACATTGCCTGTCTGGGCCCTACATTTACAGGCAGCACAg CTGTGGTAAACCAGCACCTGGATGCAGAGTGAAACTGGTGGACAAAGATACAGAAGGCAATGGAGAAATCTGTTTCTGGGGAAGGACTGTTTTCATGGGTTATTTAAATATGGAAGACAGAACAAAAGAAGCCTTTGATGAGGAGGGGTGGCTGCATTCTGGAGATTTAGGAAAGCTAGACAAGGATGGCTTTCTCTATGTCACTGGAAGAATTAAAG ATTTGATTATTACAGCTGGAGGTGAAAATGTGCCTCCAATTCCAATCGAAGATGCTGTTAAAAAAGAACTCCCAATTGTTAGTAATGCTATGGTGATTGGAGATAAGAAGAAGTTTTTGTCCATGTTCTTGACCCTAAAG AGTGTGCTGGACCCAGATACATCTGATCCTACTGACATTCTCACAGAGCAAGCCAGAGACTTCTGCCAGAGGAGTGGTAGTAAAGCCACCAAAGTGTCCGAGATTGTAGCTACAAGAGACCAGGCGACCTACAGAGCCATCCAGGAGGGAATCGACAGAGTCAACAGCACTGCTACCAACAGGGTTCATTGCATTCAGAAATGGATTGTCCTGCCAAgagatttttccatttctgggGGAGAACTAG GTCCCACAATGAAGCTGAAGCGGCTCGCTGTGCTCGAGAAATACCGAAATGAAGTAGACTCCTTCtataaagaataa
- the ACSBG1 gene encoding long-chain-fatty-acid--CoA ligase ACSBG1 isoform X5, giving the protein MFKESLEKYGSLNALASKKKGKWEKITFSEYYCLSRKAAKSFLKLGLERFHSVAILGFNSPEWFISAVGAIFAGGIVTGIYTTNSPEACHYIAHDSKTDIMVVENQKQLDKIMQIWNRLPHLKAVVLYKDSIAERRPNLYTMEEFLELGDDISDSTLDDIINSQKPNQCCVLIYTSGTTGKPKGAMLSHDNITWTSAHCSRAGGMQPAEVQQESIVSYLPLSHIAAQIYDLWTGIKWGEQVYFAEPDALKGSLINTLKEVQPTSHMGVPRVWEKIMEKLKDASAQSGFMKKKMLSWAMSLSLEKNLNGTNSSDLKQLWTRLVDYLVLAKIRSALGLSSCQKHFSGAAPLNTETLYFFLGLNITLYEAYGMSETTGPHCLSGPYIYRQHSCGKPAPGCRVKLVDKDTEGNGEICFWGRTVFMGYLNMEDRTKEAFDEEGWLHSGDLGKLDKDGFLYVTGRIKDLIITAGGENVPPIPIEDAVKKELPIVSNAMVIGDKKKFLSMFLTLKSVLDPDTSDPTDILTEQARDFCQRSGSKATKVSEIVATRDQATYRAIQEGIDRVNSTATNRVHCIQKWIVLPRDFSISGGELGPTMKLKRLAVLEKYRNEVDSFYKE; this is encoded by the exons ATGTTCAAGGAGAGCCTGGAGAAATATGGATCCCTTAATGCTTTGGCCAgcaaaaagaagggaaaatgggagaaaataactttttcagAATATTATTGCCTCTCTAGGAAAGCAGCCAAGAGCTTCTTGAAG cttGGTCTTGAACGATTCCATAGTGTAGCAATCCTTGGATTTAATTCTCCAGAATGGTTCATCTCAGCTGTTGGAGCTATTTTTGCTGg AGGAATTGTCACAGGAATATATACAACCAATTCTCCAGAGGCCTGTCACTACATTGCCCATGACAGCAAGACTGATATCATGGTTGTGGAAAATCAGAAACAGCTGGACAAGATAATGCAG ATCTGGAATCGGTTGCCCCACTTGAAGGCTGTGGTGCTCTATAAGGACTCCATTGCAGAGAGACGTCCAAATTTGTACACG ATGGAAGAGTTTCTGGAGCTGGGAGATGACATCTCTGACAGTACTTTGGATGACATTATTAACTCCCAAAAGCCGAATCAGTGCTGTGTTCTGATATACACCTCTGGAACAACTGGAAAGCCAAAAGGAGCCATGCTGAGTCATGACAAT aTAACTTGGACATCAGCCcattgcagcagagcaggaggtaTGCAACCTGCAGAGGTCCAGCAGGAATCTATAGTCAGTTATCTCCCACTCAGCCACATAGCTGCACAGATCTATGACCTGTGGACTGGAATCAAATGGGGAGAGCAAGTTTACTTTGCTGAGCCAGATGCTCTAAAG GGCAGCTTGATCAACACACTAAAAGAAGTGCAGCCAACATCTCACATGGGAGTTCCTCGAGTATGGGAGAAAATCATGGAGAAGTTAAAGGATGCTTCTGCTCAGTCAGgatttatgaaaaagaaaatgctttcctGGGCTATGTCACTTAGCTTAGAGAAGAACCTGAATGGCACAAACAG CAGTGATCTAAAGCAGCTCTGGACAAGATTAGTGGACTACTTAGTGCTTGCAAAAATCCGTAGTGCACTGGggctttcttcctgtcagaaGCACTTTTCAGGTGCTGCTCCTCTCAATACAGAAACACTGTATTTCTTCTTGGGTCTGAACATCACCCTGTATGAGGCCTATGGGATGAGTGAGACCACAGGCCCACATTGCCTGTCTGGGCCCTACATTTACAGGCAGCACAg CTGTGGTAAACCAGCACCTGGATGCAGAGTGAAACTGGTGGACAAAGATACAGAAGGCAATGGAGAAATCTGTTTCTGGGGAAGGACTGTTTTCATGGGTTATTTAAATATGGAAGACAGAACAAAAGAAGCCTTTGATGAGGAGGGGTGGCTGCATTCTGGAGATTTAGGAAAGCTAGACAAGGATGGCTTTCTCTATGTCACTGGAAGAATTAAAG ATTTGATTATTACAGCTGGAGGTGAAAATGTGCCTCCAATTCCAATCGAAGATGCTGTTAAAAAAGAACTCCCAATTGTTAGTAATGCTATGGTGATTGGAGATAAGAAGAAGTTTTTGTCCATGTTCTTGACCCTAAAG AGTGTGCTGGACCCAGATACATCTGATCCTACTGACATTCTCACAGAGCAAGCCAGAGACTTCTGCCAGAGGAGTGGTAGTAAAGCCACCAAAGTGTCCGAGATTGTAGCTACAAGAGACCAGGCGACCTACAGAGCCATCCAGGAGGGAATCGACAGAGTCAACAGCACTGCTACCAACAGGGTTCATTGCATTCAGAAATGGATTGTCCTGCCAAgagatttttccatttctgggGGAGAACTAG GTCCCACAATGAAGCTGAAGCGGCTCGCTGTGCTCGAGAAATACCGAAATGAAGTAGACTCCTTCtataaagaataa